The following are encoded together in the Planococcus antarcticus DSM 14505 genome:
- the rpmG gene encoding 50S ribosomal protein L33 produces MRVNITLACTECSERNYSTVKNKRNNPERLEMKKYCSREKKMTVHRETK; encoded by the coding sequence ATGCGTGTTAACATCACTTTAGCTTGTACAGAATGTAGCGAACGTAACTACAGCACTGTTAAAAATAAGCGCAACAACCCTGAGCGTCTTGAAATGAAAAAATATTGCTCACGTGAAAAGAAAATGACAGTACACCGCGAAACGAAGTAA
- a CDS encoding 5-formyltetrahydrofolate cyclo-ligase, with the protein MDKVMQRKKVLAMLNQMTLEEYRKKSETVISRLLEDPVFVEADTIGMTLSAFPEVDTFRLLEICWAAGKKVATPKCHPASRGMDFRVIEHKDQLEVVYMKLQEPIVSTTTYVKPNAIDLLIVPGVVFSKQGFRIGFGGGYYDRFLANYTGATRSLAFDRQIAESIPVESHDLPVQGIYTESGFILTKAVDE; encoded by the coding sequence ATGGATAAAGTTATGCAGCGAAAAAAAGTGCTCGCTATGCTCAATCAAATGACATTAGAAGAATATAGAAAAAAGTCGGAAACGGTTATCAGCCGTTTGTTGGAGGATCCAGTATTTGTGGAAGCAGACACTATCGGCATGACACTTTCTGCTTTCCCAGAAGTCGATACGTTCCGCTTGCTTGAAATATGCTGGGCGGCGGGCAAAAAAGTAGCCACACCGAAATGCCATCCCGCGAGTCGAGGCATGGATTTCCGGGTGATCGAACACAAGGATCAATTGGAAGTTGTCTATATGAAATTACAAGAGCCGATTGTCTCAACAACAACATACGTAAAACCGAATGCTATCGATTTATTGATCGTACCGGGTGTGGTTTTTTCAAAGCAGGGTTTTAGAATCGGCTTTGGTGGAGGCTATTACGATCGTTTTTTAGCAAATTATACGGGCGCCACCCGTTCTTTAGCTTTCGATCGCCAAATCGCAGAGTCGATCCCTGTAGAATCACACGATTTGCCGGTTCAAGGCATCTATACAGAAAGTGGCTTTATCCTAACAAAGGCGGTGGATGAATGA
- a CDS encoding YqgQ family protein → MKNLYDVMQLLKRYGTVIYTADYKADLELMEDEVKELYRLQFISAKEYASALLILRQKKVEYDKK, encoded by the coding sequence ATGAAAAATCTATACGATGTCATGCAATTGCTAAAACGCTACGGCACCGTCATCTATACCGCTGACTACAAGGCGGATTTAGAGTTGATGGAAGATGAAGTCAAAGAACTTTACCGGTTGCAATTTATCTCCGCAAAAGAATACGCTTCTGCATTGCTTATTCTCCGTCAAAAAAAGGTGGAGTATGATAAGAAGTAA
- the pstB gene encoding phosphate ABC transporter ATP-binding protein PstB — MTTIITNKSVSGTTSDLTVKETVYETKQLNLWYGRNHALKNIDLEIMENEVTAIIGPSGCGKSTYIKTLNRMVELVTSVKTSGEILYRGRNIFDQDYGVEELRTRVGMVFQKPNPFPKSIYDNVAYGPRIHGIKNKKILDEIVEKSLRGAAIWEEVKDRLNENAYSISGGQQQRICIARALAIEPDVILMDEPTSALDPISTLKVEELVQELKKDYSIIIVTHNMQQAARISDKTAFFLNGEVVEFDHTDNIFSNPSDKRTEDYISGRFG; from the coding sequence ATGACAACCATCATTACAAATAAGTCCGTATCTGGGACAACATCAGACCTAACAGTTAAAGAGACGGTTTATGAAACCAAACAGCTCAATCTTTGGTACGGCAGAAACCATGCGTTAAAGAATATTGATCTGGAAATCATGGAAAATGAAGTAACCGCTATTATCGGACCTTCGGGATGCGGTAAATCGACATACATCAAGACTTTGAACCGTATGGTTGAATTGGTGACATCAGTCAAGACATCTGGTGAAATCCTCTACCGCGGACGCAATATCTTCGATCAGGATTACGGAGTGGAAGAGCTTCGGACACGTGTTGGCATGGTTTTCCAAAAGCCGAATCCGTTCCCGAAATCCATTTATGACAATGTCGCATACGGTCCACGGATCCACGGCATCAAAAATAAGAAGATCCTTGATGAAATCGTTGAAAAAAGTTTGCGTGGAGCAGCCATTTGGGAGGAAGTAAAAGACCGCCTGAATGAAAACGCCTATAGTATTTCAGGAGGTCAGCAGCAACGGATTTGTATTGCCCGGGCACTGGCGATTGAACCGGATGTCATCTTGATGGATGAGCCAACATCGGCACTGGATCCCATTTCGACACTGAAAGTGGAAGAGTTGGTCCAGGAGCTGAAGAAAGATTACAGCATTATTATCGTGACGCACAATATGCAGCAAGCAGCACGGATTTCAGATAAAACAGCTTTCTTTTTGAATGGAGAAGTGGTTGAGTTTGACCACACCGATAACATCTTTTCAAACCCTTCCGACAAACGGACGGAAGATTATATTTCAGGGCGATTCGGTTGA
- the phoU gene encoding phosphate signaling complex protein PhoU translates to MSVREKFDFELNSAQEQLIDLSTMAVNALNKSMEALINQDVDAALEVIEDDKDINQLEEFINDRVILLIAKQSPVATDLRRLVVTIKVASDMERVGDYAVNIAKETIRIGNQQLLPQIGQIQQMQKLAVAMLRQVIDAFVEEDVVKAKEIAELDDQVDELYGDVIRKLMRAGGENPDRLSQITQLAFISRYMERSADHATNIAEQLFYLVRGQHYDLNK, encoded by the coding sequence TTGTCCGTACGTGAAAAATTTGATTTCGAACTGAATTCTGCACAAGAGCAATTAATTGATTTGAGTACCATGGCGGTTAACGCCTTAAATAAATCGATGGAAGCGCTGATCAATCAGGACGTGGATGCAGCACTTGAAGTAATCGAAGATGATAAAGACATCAATCAGCTGGAAGAATTCATCAATGATCGAGTGATCTTGTTGATAGCCAAGCAATCGCCGGTTGCCACCGATTTGAGACGTCTCGTTGTGACCATTAAAGTGGCGTCAGATATGGAACGCGTGGGAGATTACGCGGTCAATATCGCAAAAGAGACCATCCGCATTGGCAACCAGCAGCTGTTGCCTCAAATCGGTCAGATCCAACAGATGCAAAAATTGGCTGTTGCCATGCTGCGCCAGGTCATCGATGCGTTTGTTGAAGAAGATGTCGTCAAAGCAAAAGAGATTGCTGAACTAGACGACCAGGTGGACGAATTATACGGCGATGTAATCCGTAAGTTGATGCGTGCGGGTGGAGAAAATCCGGACAGGCTCAGCCAAATTACACAATTGGCGTTTATCAGCCGTTATATGGAACGTTCTGCCGATCATGCCACCAACATCGCTGAACAATTGTTTTATTTGGTTCGGGGACAGCATTACGACCTGAATAAATAA